In a single window of the Candidatus Tisiphia endosymbiont of Nemotelus nigrinus genome:
- the topA gene encoding type I DNA topoisomerase gives MKLVIVESPAKAKTINKYLDSDFKVIASFGHIRDLPSKNGSVLPNENFAMKYVISDKAEKYVEAITKDAAKAEMVYLATDRDREGEAIAWHVAEIIKEKNSIKSNDFFKRVAFDEITKKAILHAMGNPRNIDIDLVNAQQARRALDYLVGFTLSPILWRKLPGCRSAGRVQSVALRLICEREDEIERFKSQEYWDISLNVLNSNKEQFLARLTHVNGKKLEKFSIINESAANDLVKEIKSKNFHVAVLEKKQQKRQPQPPFITSSLQQEAARKLGFTAKKTMQIAQKLYEGMDIGNETVGLITYMRTDGTTLASEAVEQIRKLIHKNFGDKYLPAGQRVYKSRAKNAQEAHEAIRPTNVTLLPEKLKDKLDKDYYRLYELIWKRTVACQMENVIIDLVVAQLDTEDKEFTARATGSIIAFDGFYKIYREGLDDETEEENRLLPSLKEGEKLTTISVDPAQHFTDPPPRYSEASLVKKLEELGIGRPSTYASIISVLQDRKYVIVEKKRFFPEELGRLVTTFLTGFFKKYVEYDFTADLENDLDEVAEGKIEWKFLLKKFWDGFNNNVEIVSDKKISDIILYVEQALDYHLFGENSESTNSKNCPSCSTGQLALKLGKFGAFLACSNYPECTFKKPITSKNSDIVDMVEENKLLGVDKEGHDVLLKKGPYGFYVQTSKQVAKGEKPKRASLPPSVAQSDVTLSLALRLLELPVRLCLYPESDQEIILGIGRYGPYLKYLGRFISIPKRYDPFTITIEMAVEIIEASNNRLKNKPEKDADKPKEMVTKVPKKNVRARTVAAKKVTRKKKTK, from the coding sequence ATGAAATTAGTAATAGTAGAATCGCCGGCAAAGGCGAAAACGATAAATAAATATCTAGACAGTGATTTTAAAGTTATTGCTTCGTTTGGACATATTAGGGATTTACCATCTAAAAATGGTTCAGTTTTGCCAAATGAAAATTTTGCCATGAAATATGTTATATCAGACAAAGCGGAAAAATATGTTGAAGCAATAACTAAAGATGCTGCTAAAGCTGAAATGGTTTATCTAGCAACCGATCGAGACCGAGAGGGGGAAGCAATTGCCTGGCATGTCGCAGAAATAATAAAAGAAAAAAACTCGATTAAATCTAATGATTTCTTCAAGAGAGTAGCGTTTGATGAAATTACCAAAAAAGCCATTTTGCATGCAATGGGAAACCCAAGAAATATTGATATTGATTTGGTTAATGCTCAGCAAGCAAGAAGAGCGTTGGATTATTTGGTAGGATTTACTTTATCACCGATATTATGGCGTAAATTGCCAGGATGTAGATCAGCAGGTAGAGTACAGTCTGTAGCCCTCAGGCTTATTTGTGAACGAGAAGATGAAATTGAACGTTTTAAATCGCAAGAATATTGGGATATTAGTCTTAATGTTCTTAATAGTAATAAAGAGCAGTTTTTAGCGAGATTAACTCATGTCAATGGCAAAAAATTAGAAAAATTCTCAATTATTAACGAATCTGCAGCTAATGATCTAGTCAAGGAAATAAAATCAAAGAATTTTCATGTTGCAGTTCTAGAAAAGAAACAGCAGAAACGTCAACCTCAACCGCCTTTCATTACTTCTTCGTTACAGCAAGAAGCAGCTCGGAAATTAGGGTTTACTGCCAAAAAAACTATGCAAATTGCCCAGAAACTTTACGAAGGCATGGATATAGGTAATGAAACGGTAGGTTTGATTACTTATATGAGAACCGATGGCACCACACTGGCTAGTGAGGCTGTTGAACAAATACGTAAGTTGATACATAAGAATTTTGGTGACAAATATCTGCCAGCTGGTCAGCGAGTTTATAAATCTAGAGCCAAAAATGCTCAAGAAGCTCATGAAGCTATTAGACCAACTAATGTTACTCTACTACCAGAAAAATTAAAAGATAAACTAGATAAAGATTATTACAGGCTTTATGAGTTGATTTGGAAAAGGACAGTAGCCTGCCAAATGGAAAATGTTATTATTGATTTAGTAGTAGCTCAGCTTGATACAGAAGATAAAGAATTTACCGCCAGAGCAACCGGTTCAATTATTGCTTTTGATGGTTTTTACAAAATCTATCGTGAAGGTCTAGATGATGAAACGGAAGAAGAAAATCGGTTGCTACCTTCGCTAAAAGAAGGAGAAAAATTAACTACGATTTCAGTGGACCCAGCTCAGCATTTCACCGATCCACCACCAAGATATTCGGAAGCTAGTTTAGTGAAGAAGCTTGAGGAGCTTGGGATTGGTCGCCCTTCTACCTATGCTTCTATTATATCAGTGTTGCAAGATAGGAAATATGTAATTGTTGAGAAAAAACGTTTCTTTCCAGAGGAATTAGGACGTTTAGTGACAACGTTTCTAACAGGTTTTTTTAAGAAATATGTTGAATATGATTTTACAGCTGATCTGGAAAATGATTTGGATGAGGTGGCAGAAGGTAAAATAGAGTGGAAATTTTTACTAAAAAAATTCTGGGATGGGTTTAATAATAACGTAGAAATAGTTAGTGATAAGAAAATATCTGATATAATTCTTTATGTTGAGCAAGCATTAGATTATCACCTATTTGGAGAAAATTCAGAAAGTACTAATTCAAAAAATTGCCCATCATGTTCTACAGGTCAATTAGCTCTAAAACTTGGTAAGTTTGGAGCATTTTTAGCTTGTAGTAACTATCCTGAATGTACTTTTAAAAAACCAATTACTTCGAAAAATAGTGATATTGTTGACATGGTTGAAGAGAACAAATTATTGGGAGTAGATAAGGAGGGTCATGATGTTTTGTTAAAAAAAGGTCCATATGGTTTTTATGTTCAGACTAGCAAACAAGTTGCCAAGGGTGAAAAACCAAAACGTGCGTCATTGCCGCCGTCGGTAGCACAAAGTGACGTGACTCTTAGTTTGGCTCTGAGGCTTCTTGAGTTGCCGGTTAGATTATGCCTGTACCCTGAATCTGATCAAGAGATTATACTGGGTATAGGTAGGTATGGTCCGTATCTTAAATATCTTGGTAGGTTTATTTCAATACCTAAAAGATACGATCCTTTTACCATTACAATAGAAATGGCTGTGGAAATAATTGAAGCCAGTAATAATAGGTTGAAAAATAAACCAGAGAAAGATGCTGATAAGCCAAAAGAAATGGTAACAAAAGTTCCTAAAAAGAATGTTAGGGCAAGGACTGTTGCTGCAAAAAAAGTGACAAGAAAGAAAAAAACCAAATAA
- the gltX gene encoding glutamate--tRNA ligase: protein MKKVITRFAPSPTGMLHIGNSRTALINWLYARKHNGIFILRFDDTDLERSKQQYKNAIEEDFKFLGLNWDQTFCQSNRLDRYEAVKTLLLQKKKLYPCFETQEELELKRKLQLSRGLPPIYDRAALNLTEQQINDYIGQGRKPHYRFLVSHTPIIWQDMIKGEVKYEGKNIGDPIVVREDNSMTYMLCSVIDDIDYGITHIIRGEDHVTNTAIQVQMFETLGVEVPNFAHLSLVISRDEKISKRIGGFEIASLRDEIGLEPMAINSFFSLLGSSSAIVPFKNLDELTKEFDINNFSRSPTTYLQEELERLNHKLLINLSFGEIKDRLKEIKAEQVNEQFWLAVRGNLQKLYEIKDWWNICYSPSKVEGLDKEFLQRAATLLIDEQITIDSWSIWTKKIMIVTGKKGKEIFLPLRLAITGMTSGPEMSVILPLLSKDEIIKRLSL from the coding sequence ATGAAAAAGGTTATCACAAGATTTGCCCCATCACCAACTGGTATGCTGCATATAGGTAACAGTAGGACAGCTCTGATAAATTGGTTATACGCTAGAAAGCATAATGGCATATTCATTTTAAGGTTTGATGACACCGATCTTGAACGTAGCAAACAACAATATAAAAATGCCATTGAAGAGGATTTTAAATTTTTAGGACTTAACTGGGATCAAACTTTTTGTCAATCTAACAGACTTGACAGGTATGAGGCGGTAAAAACATTATTATTACAAAAGAAAAAATTATATCCTTGTTTTGAGACCCAAGAAGAGCTTGAATTGAAGCGTAAATTACAATTATCAAGAGGACTCCCTCCTATATATGATCGTGCAGCTTTGAATCTCACTGAACAACAAATAAATGATTATATTGGCCAAGGCAGAAAACCACATTATCGATTCTTGGTATCACATACTCCAATTATTTGGCAAGATATGATTAAAGGTGAAGTTAAATATGAAGGTAAAAATATTGGTGATCCGATAGTTGTCAGAGAGGATAATAGTATGACTTATATGCTTTGTTCGGTTATTGATGATATTGATTATGGCATTACCCATATTATTCGAGGAGAGGATCATGTGACCAATACTGCAATTCAGGTGCAAATGTTTGAAACTCTAGGGGTAGAGGTACCAAATTTTGCCCATCTTAGTCTAGTGATCAGTCGGGATGAAAAAATATCTAAAAGAATAGGGGGGTTTGAGATTGCTTCTCTAAGGGATGAAATTGGATTAGAACCGATGGCAATTAATAGTTTCTTTAGTCTGCTTGGCTCATCATCGGCTATTGTACCGTTTAAGAATTTAGATGAGCTAACAAAAGAATTTGACATTAATAATTTTTCTAGAAGTCCAACAACTTATTTACAGGAAGAATTAGAGCGTTTAAATCATAAATTGCTAATCAACCTTAGCTTTGGTGAAATAAAAGATCGCTTAAAAGAGATTAAGGCTGAACAAGTAAATGAGCAATTTTGGCTAGCAGTTAGAGGTAATTTACAAAAATTATATGAAATAAAAGATTGGTGGAATATTTGTTATTCGCCATCTAAAGTTGAAGGATTAGATAAAGAATTTTTACAGCGAGCAGCTACTTTGTTAATAGACGAGCAGATAACCATCGATAGTTGGAGCATATGGACTAAAAAGATTATGATCGTTACTGGTAAAAAAGGCAAGGAAATATTCCTGCCTTTAAGACTTGCTATAACGGGAATGACATCTGGGCCAGAAATGTCGGTCATATTACCTCTACTTAGCAAAGATGAAATTATAAAAAGACTATCACTATAA
- the dksA gene encoding RNA polymerase-binding protein DksA, protein MPRITLLEGYKPSNDEEYMNPKQLEYFRQKLLEWKRSLLEESRETLNHLKEENWNEPDFNDRASIETDTALELRTRDRYRKLIDKIEEALVRIEKNEYGYCEETGEPIGLKRLEARPVATLCIESQERHEIYEKQHIDL, encoded by the coding sequence ATGCCTAGAATTACTTTACTGGAAGGATATAAGCCTTCTAATGATGAAGAATATATGAATCCTAAACAGCTAGAATATTTTAGGCAAAAACTTCTTGAGTGGAAACGTTCTTTGCTAGAGGAGTCGCGAGAGACCTTAAACCATCTCAAGGAAGAAAATTGGAATGAGCCAGATTTTAATGATCGTGCATCAATTGAAACGGATACAGCACTCGAATTACGAACAAGAGACAGGTATCGTAAGCTTATTGATAAAATAGAAGAAGCTTTGGTAAGGATAGAAAAAAATGAATATGGCTATTGCGAAGAAACTGGAGAGCCAATTGGCTTAAAACGTTTAGAAGCAAGACCAGTTGCAACTTTGTGTATTGAATCACAAGAGAGACATGAAATCTACGAAAAACAGCATATAGATTTATAG
- a CDS encoding tyrosine recombinase XerC → MIQKKQQEVLELLDKWQKYLKLQRNYSEHTIISYKNDLENFLNFLNHYNSEVITINSLKQVDIRLVRSWLSKRQQDNYLTASNSRGLSAIKNFYKYLEKTTNITCHAIFSIKSPKKAKILPKSLSQYDAQLSIEHINNFTDSEWVELRNKALLVLIYAAGLRISEALSITKSHLQDLDFIKIIGKGKKERLIPWTPIARDFIEQYLGKLPYSIGEKDPIFRGKLGKKLQAPVFNRELIRLRRFYGLPEHLSAHSFRHSFATHLLENGAELRSIQELLGHKSLSTTQRYTKVSLKYLENIYNNAHPISKSDSKIL, encoded by the coding sequence ATGATTCAAAAAAAACAACAAGAAGTATTAGAGCTACTAGATAAATGGCAGAAATATCTGAAATTACAAAGAAATTATTCGGAACATACGATAATTTCTTATAAGAATGATTTAGAAAATTTTCTGAATTTTCTAAATCACTATAATTCAGAAGTAATAACCATTAATTCTCTAAAGCAAGTCGATATAAGACTAGTACGAAGCTGGCTTTCCAAAAGGCAACAGGATAATTACCTAACAGCTTCTAATTCTAGAGGTTTGTCTGCTATCAAGAATTTTTATAAATATCTAGAAAAGACCACTAATATTACTTGCCATGCAATTTTTTCCATCAAAAGTCCTAAGAAAGCGAAAATATTACCTAAATCCTTATCGCAGTATGATGCTCAATTATCCATTGAACATATTAATAATTTTACTGATTCAGAATGGGTGGAGTTGAGGAATAAAGCCCTATTGGTGCTTATTTATGCTGCTGGTCTTAGAATATCTGAGGCATTATCGATAACTAAATCTCATCTACAAGACTTAGATTTTATAAAAATAATAGGAAAGGGCAAAAAGGAGCGACTAATACCATGGACACCAATAGCTAGAGATTTTATAGAACAATATTTGGGCAAATTACCTTATAGTATCGGTGAAAAAGATCCAATATTCCGAGGTAAGTTAGGTAAAAAGCTACAAGCTCCAGTATTTAATCGTGAATTGATACGATTACGTCGCTTCTATGGATTACCGGAACATCTATCAGCTCATTCCTTTAGACATAGTTTTGCAACTCATTTGCTTGAAAATGGAGCAGAATTAAGGTCTATTCAGGAATTACTTGGGCATAAAAGCTTATCAACTACCCAGCGTTATACTAAAGTTAGTCTAAAGTATTTGGAGAATATTTATAATAATGCCCACCCAATATCAAAATCTGATAGCAAAATATTATAA